The Gammaproteobacteria bacterium genome includes a region encoding these proteins:
- a CDS encoding bacteriohemerythrin: MSFITWKDVLSTGIKEIDEQHKDIVESINEFYDLSNKSGVQKEDLIEAFNKVIDHTIAHFTYEEELLEKQSIREKDIHAEAHEKFINNIFKLKDDFEQNGSLIDEVFTLLHDWLFVHILHESRIFTAKITQK; the protein is encoded by the coding sequence ATGTCATTTATAACATGGAAAGATGTGCTGAGTACAGGTATCAAAGAGATTGATGAGCAACATAAAGATATTGTGGAGTCAATCAATGAATTCTATGATTTATCAAATAAATCCGGCGTTCAAAAAGAAGATTTGATAGAAGCATTTAACAAGGTTATTGATCACACGATAGCGCATTTTACTTACGAAGAAGAATTGCTTGAAAAACAAAGTATTAGAGAAAAAGACATTCATGCTGAAGCTCATGAAAAATTCATCAATAATATTTTCAAATTGAAAGATGATTTTGAACAAAACGGCTCTTTAATAGATGAGGTTTTCACCTTGTTGCATGATTGGTTGTTTGTTCATATCTTGCACGAAAGCAGGATTTTCACTGCGAAAATCACACAAAAGTAA